TAAAATAGCACAAGGAGAAGTATTCATCTAACTAAGAGCAAATGTGCTCCTGATATATATTTAAATAAAATTGAAAATCAGGCTTACATAAAGTCTTTAGTAAGAATTAAAACAAATCGGCTCTGCCAACTTACAGATAAATTTGACAAGGCATTTGACAACACTTCGTTATAGGGAATTATATGAAAGACATAATATATAAATTAAACAAAGAAATAGAAATTGAAAAAATAATAGCCCTATTATTTGATTCTGATTATTTGCCACTTGAAGATATGAATGATAAAATTCGTTTACAAAAAATGTTCACTAATGCAAATCTGATAGTTTCTGCTTGGGATAACACAAAACTTGTTGGAATTGCTCGTTCTTTGTGCGACTTTAGTTATTGTTGCTATCTTTCAGATCTTTGCGTTGACTTACAATATCGAAATCTGAATATTGGAAAAAAATTAATTGAACTCACAAAAGAAAGTGCAGGCAATGAATGCAAACTAATTTTGCATTCAAATGCAAATGCATTTAAATTTTATGAAAAAATTGGAATGAAAAATATTTCTGAAGCATTTATAATTCAAAGAAATTATTAAGTATGCTTATTATAAAGAGATACATGAAATTATACTAGCATATTCAATTTAACATAATATAAATTATAGGACTTTTTAAATTCATTCCGAATAGGGGTAATTATCCTTCATACGCTGATCTTTCTGTCACCTTTTCAAATATCCGATTCTCAGCCATTACAAATCTTGTCATATGGCAATGCAGATTCTTTATAAACCCTATACCTTTATCCTAACCAAAAAATAAAATCATTATGAAACCTAAAATGATCTGGTCAAATCTGGCCGTAGCCAATCTTGAACGTACACACAAATTTTATACAGACTTAGGATTTAAACCTAATGGTCCGCACACCTCTGATCAGCTGGTAAGCTTTTTCTTTGGTGACAATGATTTTGTGATCCATTTTTTCCTGAAAAATATCCTGGAGTCCAATCTTAAGCCGTTAGAATTCTGCGACACCCAGAAAGTCCATGAGATTGTTTTTACGCTATCTGCAGAAAGCAAAGATCAGGCAGATGACTGGGCTAAAGAAGTTGAAAAAGCCGGTGGCACCATTGTTTCGGCGCCTCAAAGTTTCGGAGATAATTACTATGGATTTGTTTTTTCGGATCCTGACGGCCATACCTTTAATGTATTCCATATGTAGTATTCCTGGATTTAATTCTTATATTTGCTGCAATACAATCCAATATGAACCATTCAAGCTGTTTGCCTCCTCCAAGATTTTAATATTTCTAAAGTGTAACTGAAGTATTAACGCTGATAAAATTTTATTGGCCGTTTTGTAATGCTTCAGATTCAATTACTTATTAATTAAAATCTTTGTCTTTACAGACAGGTAAATTGTCTCATGAAAAAATCATATGTATTATTACATCTGGCCGTTATACTGGCTGGATTTACAGGAATATTCGGAAAACTCATCTCGCTTAACGAAGGTCTTCTGGTCTGGTACCGGCTGTTATTCTCCACTCTCATTTTATTTGTGATTCTCAAATCGCTGAGAATCCCTTATACGATTTCAACCCGGGGAAAATTCCATATAGCCAAAGTTGGAATACTGATTACCTTGCACTGGTTATTTTTTTACGCAAGTATCAAATACGCTAATATCTCCATAGGTGTAGTGTGTTATTGTCTGACCAGTTTTTTTACTGCCGTATTCAAACCTCTTATCGATAAGGAACGGTTTAAGATTTCCGAGCTGTTGTTAAGTTTATTAACGGTTTTTGGGATCAGTCTGATTTTTCATTTTGATACATCGTATCAATTAGGAATTGGTTTGGGTGTTATTTCATCCGCTATTGGCGCTTTGTATACCATTTTCAACAAGCGCCTGGTTCAACATTATGACACCAAAGTCATTAATTACTACCAGATGCTTAGTGGAACTGTTTGCCTGGGAGCTGTCCTACCGGTTTATCTTTATTTTTTCCCAGTAGAAAGTGTGATTCCCGGAATGAAAGATATCGGTAATCTGATGATC
The sequence above is drawn from the Chryseobacterium daecheongense genome and encodes:
- a CDS encoding GNAT family N-acetyltransferase; this translates as MKDIIYKLNKEIEIEKIIALLFDSDYLPLEDMNDKIRLQKMFTNANLIVSAWDNTKLVGIARSLCDFSYCCYLSDLCVDLQYRNLNIGKKLIELTKESAGNECKLILHSNANAFKFYEKIGMKNISEAFIIQRNY
- a CDS encoding VOC family protein; the encoded protein is MKPKMIWSNLAVANLERTHKFYTDLGFKPNGPHTSDQLVSFFFGDNDFVIHFFLKNILESNLKPLEFCDTQKVHEIVFTLSAESKDQADDWAKEVEKAGGTIVSAPQSFGDNYYGFVFSDPDGHTFNVFHM
- a CDS encoding DMT family transporter, coding for MKKSYVLLHLAVILAGFTGIFGKLISLNEGLLVWYRLLFSTLILFVILKSLRIPYTISTRGKFHIAKVGILITLHWLFFYASIKYANISIGVVCYCLTSFFTAVFKPLIDKERFKISELLLSLLTVFGISLIFHFDTSYQLGIGLGVISSAIGALYTIFNKRLVQHYDTKVINYYQMLSGTVCLGAVLPVYLYFFPVESVIPGMKDIGNLMILALFCTVGLS